A region of the bacterium BMS3Abin14 genome:
CGCATATTCCCCCGATCTGTATGTCCTCTACAGCGGTCACAACGAGTTTCTGGAATCCAGGACCTTTCAGAAAATCAGGAACGAACCGGAGACGTTGCGGAAACTACGGTCCTTTCTTCACCGGTCAAGGATATACACCGTGATCAGCGGCGCCGTTTCATCCCTCAGAAAAGGCCGGAAAACGATTCTTCCCGGCAGCGTCAACGCCAGGCTTGAGGAGATCGGTGGGTACGAACTTTATCACAGGGACCCGGAGTTCCGAAAAGGCGTCATCGCCCAGTACCGCGATAGCATCGAGGGTATCATACGGTTCTGCCGGAAGAAGAACATACCCCTTATCCTGTGTACTTTGCCTTCTAACCTGACAGGGGTATCGCCCTTCAAGTCGGAACACAGGCCCGGCCTGTCCGCCGCAGATCTCGGAGAGTGGAACAGGCTCATAGATTCAGCGGAGGGTGAACTGGGCCGGCACGATTTCGCCGGAGCCCTGAACCGAATCCGTTCCGCGGAAAAGATTGACGGTTCCTTCGCCTACCTGCAATTCATTAAGGGCCGAATCCTCATGGAACTCGGCCGGTACGAGGAGGCCGGTAAAGCCTTCCTCATGGCAAAGGAGGAGGACATCGTACCGCTGAGAGCGCTGGAGACATTCAACAATGCCATCCGGACTTTTGCCGAAAGGTACCAGGTTCCCCTGGCGGACGTTGAAGCGGCTTTCCGGAATGTGGCCCCCAACGGACTTCCGGGGAATGAACTTTTTGTCGACCACGTCCACCCCACAATCAAGGGGCAGCAGCTGATTGCCTGGACTGTCCTCAATACCGCCGAAGAGAACCGCATCCTGCCCTTTGATCCCCTGCGGGACGAACTCTCAAGGGAAAAGGCAATGGCTTTCCTGAAGGAGGAGAACGACAGGGTCACGCCCCGCTACCGGGCCATGGGATACTGGGGCGTAGGAAGGGTTTTCCACTGGGCCGGAAAATATCCTGAGGCACGAACGGCCCTGCTGAAGGCGTGGGACACGGTCAGGGATGTGGCAGAAATCC
Encoded here:
- a CDS encoding tetratricopeptide repeat protein, which encodes MKNIGKTLSALAIGISLIIVIEGLLAVAGVTPLRDKDPFVGFKGSSPVFIPKPDHLGTCYLNPAKETYFNKQEFRYPKPQRTFRIMSFGGSTTYGRPYINNTSFPHWISGILNNAQTSINFENINMGGISYASYRVRILVRGMAAYSPDLYVLYSGHNEFLESRTFQKIRNEPETLRKLRSFLHRSRIYTVISGAVSSLRKGRKTILPGSVNARLEEIGGYELYHRDPEFRKGVIAQYRDSIEGIIRFCRKKNIPLILCTLPSNLTGVSPFKSEHRPGLSAADLGEWNRLIDSAEGELGRHDFAGALNRIRSAEKIDGSFAYLQFIKGRILMELGRYEEAGKAFLMAKEEDIVPLRALETFNNAIRTFAERYQVPLADVEAAFRNVAPNGLPGNELFVDHVHPTIKGQQLIAWTVLNTAEENRILPFDPLRDELSREKAMAFLKEENDRVTPRYRAMGYWGVGRVFHWAGKYPEARTALLKAWDTVRDVAEIPLLLGDIEIIRRNPRQAMDYFQKAQEIGGEEVRTAYGMATAAIQLSEGERALGILNGIPPAERSPIRHLGLSGEALLLAGRTGEAVKNLEAAIQKAPEVRRFLFSLARAYVVKGDESYARKTFNKYAELSGLAEGDYGDFRRTTLDKFHVQGRNR